A window from Peromyscus leucopus breed LL Stock chromosome 8a, UCI_PerLeu_2.1, whole genome shotgun sequence encodes these proteins:
- the Armt1 gene encoding damage-control phosphatase ARMT1 isoform X4, whose protein sequence is MYRRIHEAVIQSPPIHDFDVFKESKDKNFFESQESINALCTHLQQLKPAKDLSESQLKDEFFKLLQISLWGNKCDLSLSGGESSSQKTSVIDSLEGLKPFILINDTESLWTLLSKCKKTAKPPVVRVDIVLDNSGFELVTDLVFADFLLSSELATEIHFHGKTIPWFVSDVTVRDFNWTVEHVKSSDQESTSTCGAAWENYVKMGRWIYHDHIFWTLPHPYCAMAQVAPDLYAELQKACLVLFKGDLNYRKLTSDRKWEFTVPFHQALSGFHPAPLCSIRTLKAELQVGLQPGQAEQLSASDPHWLTTGKYGVFQFDGPL, encoded by the exons ATGTATCGGAGGATTCATGAAGCCGTCATCCAGAG TCCACCAATCCATGACTTCGATgtatttaaagaaagcaaagataaGAACTTCTTTGAGTCCCAGGAGTCCATCAATGCTCTGTGTACGCACTTGCAGCAGTTGAAACCAGCCAAAGACCTCAGTGAGAGCCAGCTGAAGGATGAGTTTTTTAAACTTCTGCAG ATCTCTCTCTGGGGGAATAAGTGTGACTTGTCTCTGTCAGGTGGAGAAAGCAGTTCCCAGAAGACCAGTGTAATCGACTCTTTGGAAGGCCTAAAACCATTCATTCTGATAAATGATACAGAATCTCTTTGGACATTGCTCAGTAAATGcaagaaaacagcaaaaccaCCTGTAGTTAGAGTAGATATTGTTCTGGATAACTCTGGGTTTGAACTTGTTACAGATCTAGTCTTCGCTGACTTCTTGTTATCCTCTGAATTAGCTACTGAGATTCATTTTCACGGAAAAACTATTCCGTGGTTTGTGTCTGACGTTACAGTGCGTGACTTTAATTGGACAGTTGAACATGTGAAGAGTAGTGATCAGGAGTCTACATCCACCTGTGGTGCTGCCTGGGAAAACTATGTTAAGATGGGTAGATGGATTTACCACGATCATATATTTTGGACTCTGCCTCATCCATATTGTGCGATGGCCCAGGTTGCCCCTGACTTGTATGCAGAACTACAAAAGGCATGCCTTGTTTTGTTCAAGGGGGATTTGAATTATAGGAAGTTGACGAGTGACAGAAAGTGGGAGTTTACTGTTCCATTCCATCAGGCCCTGAGTGGCTTCCACCCTGCGCCTCTGTGTAGCATAAGAACATTAAAGGCTGAGCTTCAGGTTGGTCTACAGCCCGGGCAAGCTGAGCAGCTCTCGGCTTCTGATCCCCACTGGCTGACCACTGGCAAGTATGGAGTATTTCAGTTTGATGGTCCACTTTGA
- the Armt1 gene encoding damage-control phosphatase ARMT1 isoform X1: MHSCKMSTELHSQPHSSSRSRSFAYLTIKDRTPQILTKAIDTLHRHKSEFFEKHGEEGVEAEKKAISLLSKLRNELQTDKPIIPLVDKHIDTDIWNQYLEYQRSLLNEGDGEPRWFFSPWLFVECYMYRRIHEAVIQSPPIHDFDVFKESKDKNFFESQESINALCTHLQQLKPAKDLSESQLKDEFFKLLQISLWGNKCDLSLSGGESSSQKTSVIDSLEGLKPFILINDTESLWTLLSKCKKTAKPPVVRVDIVLDNSGFELVTDLVFADFLLSSELATEIHFHGKTIPWFVSDVTVRDFNWTVEHVKSSDQESTSTCGAAWENYVKMGRWIYHDHIFWTLPHPYCAMAQVAPDLYAELQKACLVLFKGDLNYRKLTSDRKWEFTVPFHQALSGFHPAPLCSIRTLKAELQVGLQPGQAEQLSASDPHWLTTGKYGVFQFDGPL, from the exons ATGCATTCATGCAAGATGAGcactgagttacattcccagccCCATAGCTCTTCACGAAGCAG GTCATTTGCATATCTTACAATTAAGGACAGAACACCTCAGATCTTAACCAAGGCTATTGATACATTGCATCGACATAAAAGTGAATTTTTTGAAAAACATGGAGAG GAAGGAGTGGAAGCTGAAAAGAAagccatctctcttctctccaagTTACGGAATGAATTACAGACAGATAAACCAATTATCCCCTTGGTTGATAAACACATCGATACTGACATATGGAACCAGTACCTGGAATATCAGCGGAGTCTTTTAAATGAAGGCGATGGGGAGCCACGCTGGTTCTTCTCGCCCTGGTTGTTTGTAGAGTGCTACATGTATCGGAGGATTCATGAAGCCGTCATCCAGAG TCCACCAATCCATGACTTCGATgtatttaaagaaagcaaagataaGAACTTCTTTGAGTCCCAGGAGTCCATCAATGCTCTGTGTACGCACTTGCAGCAGTTGAAACCAGCCAAAGACCTCAGTGAGAGCCAGCTGAAGGATGAGTTTTTTAAACTTCTGCAG ATCTCTCTCTGGGGGAATAAGTGTGACTTGTCTCTGTCAGGTGGAGAAAGCAGTTCCCAGAAGACCAGTGTAATCGACTCTTTGGAAGGCCTAAAACCATTCATTCTGATAAATGATACAGAATCTCTTTGGACATTGCTCAGTAAATGcaagaaaacagcaaaaccaCCTGTAGTTAGAGTAGATATTGTTCTGGATAACTCTGGGTTTGAACTTGTTACAGATCTAGTCTTCGCTGACTTCTTGTTATCCTCTGAATTAGCTACTGAGATTCATTTTCACGGAAAAACTATTCCGTGGTTTGTGTCTGACGTTACAGTGCGTGACTTTAATTGGACAGTTGAACATGTGAAGAGTAGTGATCAGGAGTCTACATCCACCTGTGGTGCTGCCTGGGAAAACTATGTTAAGATGGGTAGATGGATTTACCACGATCATATATTTTGGACTCTGCCTCATCCATATTGTGCGATGGCCCAGGTTGCCCCTGACTTGTATGCAGAACTACAAAAGGCATGCCTTGTTTTGTTCAAGGGGGATTTGAATTATAGGAAGTTGACGAGTGACAGAAAGTGGGAGTTTACTGTTCCATTCCATCAGGCCCTGAGTGGCTTCCACCCTGCGCCTCTGTGTAGCATAAGAACATTAAAGGCTGAGCTTCAGGTTGGTCTACAGCCCGGGCAAGCTGAGCAGCTCTCGGCTTCTGATCCCCACTGGCTGACCACTGGCAAGTATGGAGTATTTCAGTTTGATGGTCCACTTTGA
- the Armt1 gene encoding damage-control phosphatase ARMT1 isoform X3, with product MAQVQSPKPTGSFAYLTIKDRTPQILTKAIDTLHRHKSEFFEKHGEEGVEAEKKAISLLSKLRNELQTDKPIIPLVDKHIDTDIWNQYLEYQRSLLNEGDGEPRWFFSPWLFVECYMYRRIHEAVIQSPPIHDFDVFKESKDKNFFESQESINALCTHLQQLKPAKDLSESQLKDEFFKLLQISLWGNKCDLSLSGGESSSQKTSVIDSLEGLKPFILINDTESLWTLLSKCKKTAKPPVVRVDIVLDNSGFELVTDLVFADFLLSSELATEIHFHGKTIPWFVSDVTVRDFNWTVEHVKSSDQESTSTCGAAWENYVKMGRWIYHDHIFWTLPHPYCAMAQVAPDLYAELQKACLVLFKGDLNYRKLTSDRKWEFTVPFHQALSGFHPAPLCSIRTLKAELQVGLQPGQAEQLSASDPHWLTTGKYGVFQFDGPL from the exons Atggcccaagttcaatccccaaaacccacagg GTCATTTGCATATCTTACAATTAAGGACAGAACACCTCAGATCTTAACCAAGGCTATTGATACATTGCATCGACATAAAAGTGAATTTTTTGAAAAACATGGAGAG GAAGGAGTGGAAGCTGAAAAGAAagccatctctcttctctccaagTTACGGAATGAATTACAGACAGATAAACCAATTATCCCCTTGGTTGATAAACACATCGATACTGACATATGGAACCAGTACCTGGAATATCAGCGGAGTCTTTTAAATGAAGGCGATGGGGAGCCACGCTGGTTCTTCTCGCCCTGGTTGTTTGTAGAGTGCTACATGTATCGGAGGATTCATGAAGCCGTCATCCAGAG TCCACCAATCCATGACTTCGATgtatttaaagaaagcaaagataaGAACTTCTTTGAGTCCCAGGAGTCCATCAATGCTCTGTGTACGCACTTGCAGCAGTTGAAACCAGCCAAAGACCTCAGTGAGAGCCAGCTGAAGGATGAGTTTTTTAAACTTCTGCAG ATCTCTCTCTGGGGGAATAAGTGTGACTTGTCTCTGTCAGGTGGAGAAAGCAGTTCCCAGAAGACCAGTGTAATCGACTCTTTGGAAGGCCTAAAACCATTCATTCTGATAAATGATACAGAATCTCTTTGGACATTGCTCAGTAAATGcaagaaaacagcaaaaccaCCTGTAGTTAGAGTAGATATTGTTCTGGATAACTCTGGGTTTGAACTTGTTACAGATCTAGTCTTCGCTGACTTCTTGTTATCCTCTGAATTAGCTACTGAGATTCATTTTCACGGAAAAACTATTCCGTGGTTTGTGTCTGACGTTACAGTGCGTGACTTTAATTGGACAGTTGAACATGTGAAGAGTAGTGATCAGGAGTCTACATCCACCTGTGGTGCTGCCTGGGAAAACTATGTTAAGATGGGTAGATGGATTTACCACGATCATATATTTTGGACTCTGCCTCATCCATATTGTGCGATGGCCCAGGTTGCCCCTGACTTGTATGCAGAACTACAAAAGGCATGCCTTGTTTTGTTCAAGGGGGATTTGAATTATAGGAAGTTGACGAGTGACAGAAAGTGGGAGTTTACTGTTCCATTCCATCAGGCCCTGAGTGGCTTCCACCCTGCGCCTCTGTGTAGCATAAGAACATTAAAGGCTGAGCTTCAGGTTGGTCTACAGCCCGGGCAAGCTGAGCAGCTCTCGGCTTCTGATCCCCACTGGCTGACCACTGGCAAGTATGGAGTATTTCAGTTTGATGGTCCACTTTGA
- the Armt1 gene encoding damage-control phosphatase ARMT1 isoform X2, whose product MAEPPAFLSAQEVGSFAYLTIKDRTPQILTKAIDTLHRHKSEFFEKHGEEGVEAEKKAISLLSKLRNELQTDKPIIPLVDKHIDTDIWNQYLEYQRSLLNEGDGEPRWFFSPWLFVECYMYRRIHEAVIQSPPIHDFDVFKESKDKNFFESQESINALCTHLQQLKPAKDLSESQLKDEFFKLLQISLWGNKCDLSLSGGESSSQKTSVIDSLEGLKPFILINDTESLWTLLSKCKKTAKPPVVRVDIVLDNSGFELVTDLVFADFLLSSELATEIHFHGKTIPWFVSDVTVRDFNWTVEHVKSSDQESTSTCGAAWENYVKMGRWIYHDHIFWTLPHPYCAMAQVAPDLYAELQKACLVLFKGDLNYRKLTSDRKWEFTVPFHQALSGFHPAPLCSIRTLKAELQVGLQPGQAEQLSASDPHWLTTGKYGVFQFDGPL is encoded by the exons ATGGCCGAGCCCCCGGCGTTTCTCTCCGCTCAGGAAGTAGG GTCATTTGCATATCTTACAATTAAGGACAGAACACCTCAGATCTTAACCAAGGCTATTGATACATTGCATCGACATAAAAGTGAATTTTTTGAAAAACATGGAGAG GAAGGAGTGGAAGCTGAAAAGAAagccatctctcttctctccaagTTACGGAATGAATTACAGACAGATAAACCAATTATCCCCTTGGTTGATAAACACATCGATACTGACATATGGAACCAGTACCTGGAATATCAGCGGAGTCTTTTAAATGAAGGCGATGGGGAGCCACGCTGGTTCTTCTCGCCCTGGTTGTTTGTAGAGTGCTACATGTATCGGAGGATTCATGAAGCCGTCATCCAGAG TCCACCAATCCATGACTTCGATgtatttaaagaaagcaaagataaGAACTTCTTTGAGTCCCAGGAGTCCATCAATGCTCTGTGTACGCACTTGCAGCAGTTGAAACCAGCCAAAGACCTCAGTGAGAGCCAGCTGAAGGATGAGTTTTTTAAACTTCTGCAG ATCTCTCTCTGGGGGAATAAGTGTGACTTGTCTCTGTCAGGTGGAGAAAGCAGTTCCCAGAAGACCAGTGTAATCGACTCTTTGGAAGGCCTAAAACCATTCATTCTGATAAATGATACAGAATCTCTTTGGACATTGCTCAGTAAATGcaagaaaacagcaaaaccaCCTGTAGTTAGAGTAGATATTGTTCTGGATAACTCTGGGTTTGAACTTGTTACAGATCTAGTCTTCGCTGACTTCTTGTTATCCTCTGAATTAGCTACTGAGATTCATTTTCACGGAAAAACTATTCCGTGGTTTGTGTCTGACGTTACAGTGCGTGACTTTAATTGGACAGTTGAACATGTGAAGAGTAGTGATCAGGAGTCTACATCCACCTGTGGTGCTGCCTGGGAAAACTATGTTAAGATGGGTAGATGGATTTACCACGATCATATATTTTGGACTCTGCCTCATCCATATTGTGCGATGGCCCAGGTTGCCCCTGACTTGTATGCAGAACTACAAAAGGCATGCCTTGTTTTGTTCAAGGGGGATTTGAATTATAGGAAGTTGACGAGTGACAGAAAGTGGGAGTTTACTGTTCCATTCCATCAGGCCCTGAGTGGCTTCCACCCTGCGCCTCTGTGTAGCATAAGAACATTAAAGGCTGAGCTTCAGGTTGGTCTACAGCCCGGGCAAGCTGAGCAGCTCTCGGCTTCTGATCCCCACTGGCTGACCACTGGCAAGTATGGAGTATTTCAGTTTGATGGTCCACTTTGA